The genomic DNA ACGATATCCCTTCAACTAATCTGACTCGTCTATGCCGAATCCGAATGCTTCTCAATCGGCAAAGTCGTCATCGCGAAGGTGGCTTTCGGTCGCAACTGCTGCGGTTCTTTTCTCCATCATCTGGTTGATGCCAACTCCAACCGGAATGCCAATCGAAGCTCAACGACTGGCCGCCATCACCATTTTCATGGCAGTTTTCTGGCTGGCTCAACCAGTCTCAATCGCCGTCACGAGCTTAATTCCGATTGCAGCTTACCCGCTCTTTGGGATTCTCTCCGCCAAAGATGTCAGCCTGCCGTACGCAAACCACAACGTCTTTTTGTATCTGGGCGGATTCGCGATTGCCCTCGCCATCGAACAATGCGGACTTCACAAACGAATCGCGCTGCACATTATCAGCAGAGTCGGAAGCAGCCCTCGCCGGATCGTGTTCGGATTCATGCTCGCATCTGCTTCACTCTCGATGTGGATCAGCAACACTGCGACAACCATGATGATGCTCCCGATCGCCTTGGCGCTCTTATCAACCTTGCGCGAAGCAGTGCTGCTCTCGAACCACGATGGTTCTTCAGATGCCATTGACGAGTTGACGATTCCAGTCCTCTTGGGAATTGCCTATGCCTCTAGTATTGGGGGGCTTTCAACCTTCGTTGGCACACCGACAAACGTCAGTTTCCTCGGCTTCTGGGACAAAACGTTTGTCCCCTTAGGCTTTGAAAGCCTCTCAATGGTCGAATGGATGGCTTCTTTCCTTCCCCTCAGCATCCTCATGCTTATAGCAACGGGTGCTGTCATGACGACCGGAATTAAGCCACTCCCTAATGCGGAGCGATTGAGCAAAGTTTTCTTCCGAGATCAATTACGAAACCTTGGCCCAGCCTCCGGAACGGAAAAACGTGTCTTTGTAATTTTCACCTGCACAGCATTGCTGTGGATGTTACGAAAACCCTTGAAGCTTGAATCAGTGCAAATCCTTCCCGACTGGCCCAGCTTTGTCATTTGGGTGGGAGCACAATTTCACGCAGATCTCAATTTTCTACGGACGATGATTCAGGATTCAACAGTGGCGATTGCG from Thalassoglobus polymorphus includes the following:
- a CDS encoding SLC13 family permease; amino-acid sequence: MPNPNASQSAKSSSRRWLSVATAAVLFSIIWLMPTPTGMPIEAQRLAAITIFMAVFWLAQPVSIAVTSLIPIAAYPLFGILSAKDVSLPYANHNVFLYLGGFAIALAIEQCGLHKRIALHIISRVGSSPRRIVFGFMLASASLSMWISNTATTMMMLPIALALLSTLREAVLLSNHDGSSDAIDELTIPVLLGIAYASSIGGLSTFVGTPTNVSFLGFWDKTFVPLGFESLSMVEWMASFLPLSILMLIATGAVMTTGIKPLPNAERLSKVFFRDQLRNLGPASGTEKRVFVIFTCTALLWMLRKPLKLESVQILPDWPSFVIWVGAQFHADLNFLRTMIQDSTVAIAMASLLFLIPGEPDESGNRSPVLTWEIAEKSLPWGMILLIGSGFAMAAGFQSTGLSDWLGKAFSEFFTGQPTIVLIFGVCVMVTFLTEFTTNVATVNTLLPTLAAMAAQLEIDPRLLLIPATVSASCAFMLPIATPPNAIIFGSNLVPIKSMIRYGITLNIIGSILVTAITLLVARTVMDF